CATGAAGGATCAATAATTTATCCAGAGCTCCTACAACAACCGGATCCAGTTCGAATTCGATATTCGGACGACGGAAACACATTTTGTAGAAATTCTCTACATAATTTAAACTGTTATCACCGTGGTTGATGGACAAACCAAGTTTTTTACGGTAAGTCCACGCGCAAAGGTGAGAGAATTTAGCGATCAACATTTCAGCAGCGTGATCAAGATCTTCTTTCGAAGTAACATCAACAGCTTTAGGATTAAAGGCTGTAAGTGCTGAAGTAAGAGAAGATAGAACTCCCATAGGATGCGCTGAACGCGGGAATACATCTAGAATCTTCTTCATTTCATCCGCCACGAAATTGTATTTTTTAATTCCGCTTTCGAATTTGGAAAACTGGTCTTTATTAGGAAGTTCACCATGAAGAAGTAAGTACATTACCTCACTGAAATTGGATTTCTCGGCAATCTGCTCGATAGGATAACCTCTGTAATATAACTCACCATTATCACCATCCAAATAAGTGATATCACTTAATGTGGCTCCGGTATTTTTGTATCCCAGATCCAGAGTGATTAACCCAGTCTGGTCCCGAAGTTTAGAAATATCGATTCCGCGGTCACCGATAGTGCTTTCTACGATAGGGTAATCAAAGGATTTACCATCATAGTTCAGTACAACTTTATTATCTGACATTATTATTAAATTTTTTTACTAATTTATGAATATTGATAGAGAACAGCAAATGATATCTACGTTCTGTAATATATTTTATCTATTATCTTTTTATTTTGAATGCATCTAATCCAGGGAACACTGCTGTTTCACCTAATGCTTCTTCAATTCTCAACAATTGGTTGTATTTCGCCATTCTGTCGGAACGCGATGCGGAACCTGTTTTGATTTGTCCGCAGTTCATTGCCACCGCTAAATCAGCAATGGTAGAATCTTCAGTTTCACCCGATCTGTGAGACATTACTGAGGTATATCTGTTGTGCTGTGCCATCTGTACAGCCGCCATTGTTTCGGAAAGTGAACCGATCTGGTTTACTTTTACAAGAATTGAGTTGGCAATACCTTCGTTAACTCCTCTTGAAAGTCTTTCAACATTGGTAACGAATAAATCGTCACCTACAAGCTGAACGCGGTCTCCGATTTTATCGGTAAGCATTTTCCAGCCTGCCCAGTCGTCTTCGTGCATACCGTCTTCAATGGAAATAATAGGATATTTTGCAGCTAATTCTGCCAAATAGGATACCTGCTCACTGCTGCTGAATACTGCAGAATCGGGAGTCTGGAATTTTCTGTAATCGTAATTACCATCTTTGTAAAATTCTGACGCGGCACAATCCAATGCAATCATTACATCATCACCAGGTTTGTACCCTGCTTTTTCGATGGCCTGAAGTAAAGTATCTAAAGCATCTTCAGTTCCGGTAAATGTAGGTGCAAAACCACCTTCGTCACCTACGGCGGTAGAAAGTCCCCTTGAGTGAAGAATAGCTTTCAGGTTGTGGAAAATTTCAGTTCCTTTTCTCAAAGCGTGAGAGAAAGAATCTGCTTTTACGGGCATTACCATAAATTCCTGAAAAGCAATCGGCGCATCTGAGTGAGAACCACCATTAATTACGTTCATCATAGGAACAGGAAGCGTGTTTGCATTTACACCCCCCACATATTTGTAAAGAGGCATTTTCAATTCTGTTGCCGCCGCTTTGGCCGCAGCAAGAGAAACACCGAGAATAGCATTTGCTCCAAGATTGCCTTTGTTTTTAGTGCCGTCAAGCTCAATCATAATCTGATCGATAAAGTTTTGGTCGTACACAGGAAGCCCTACCAATTCAGGAGCGATTATTTCTCTTACATTTTCTACAGCCTTCAGAACTCCTTTCCCCATATAATCTGAACCGCCATCGCGTAATTCTACTGCTTCGTGTTCACCGGTTGATGCTCCGGAAGGAACTGCCGCGCGTCCCATTGCACCGCTCTCCGTAAAAACATCTACTTCAATTGTAGGATTACCACGGGAATCCAAAATCTGTCTTGCTTCAATGTAAGAAATGTAACTCATAGTTATGATTTTTAAACTTTAATTTGAATTACAAATTTAACGAAAATTGAACTATTTTAAGAGTTTCGAAACATGATTTTAATGAGGATGGCGTTAAACTTTCGTTAATAATTACCAATTTTTTATTTTGTAAAAAGTAATCGTAAATTTGATGTACTAAAAACAAAATTTGTTATGAAAAACATAGTTTTATATGCTTCGGGGGCAGCGCTTTTTATCAGCCTGAGTTGCAGTAAATCAACAGAAGGAAATAAAAATATTGTAATGCAGGATTCTGCCGTTGAAAGGA
The window above is part of the Kaistella faecalis genome. Proteins encoded here:
- a CDS encoding citrate synthase — its product is MSDNKVVLNYDGKSFDYPIVESTIGDRGIDISKLRDQTGLITLDLGYKNTGATLSDITYLDGDNGELYYRGYPIEQIAEKSNFSEVMYLLLHGELPNKDQFSKFESGIKKYNFVADEMKKILDVFPRSAHPMGVLSSLTSALTAFNPKAVDVTSKEDLDHAAEMLIAKFSHLCAWTYRKKLGLSINHGDNSLNYVENFYKMCFRRPNIEFELDPVVVGALDKLLILHADHEQNCSTSTVRMVGSAHTGLFASVSAGISALWGPLHGGANQAVIEMLEMIEQDGGDVAKYVEKAKNKDDNFRLMGFGHRVYKNFDPRATIIKKAADDILNSLGIEDKALDIAMQLERVALEDEYFVSRKLYPNVDFYSGIIYRALGIPTEMFTVMFALGRLPGWISQWKEMRLHNDPIGRPRQVYQGAQKRDYVDLSAR
- the eno gene encoding phosphopyruvate hydratase yields the protein MSYISYIEARQILDSRGNPTIEVDVFTESGAMGRAAVPSGASTGEHEAVELRDGGSDYMGKGVLKAVENVREIIAPELVGLPVYDQNFIDQIMIELDGTKNKGNLGANAILGVSLAAAKAAATELKMPLYKYVGGVNANTLPVPMMNVINGGSHSDAPIAFQEFMVMPVKADSFSHALRKGTEIFHNLKAILHSRGLSTAVGDEGGFAPTFTGTEDALDTLLQAIEKAGYKPGDDVMIALDCAASEFYKDGNYDYRKFQTPDSAVFSSSEQVSYLAELAAKYPIISIEDGMHEDDWAGWKMLTDKIGDRVQLVGDDLFVTNVERLSRGVNEGIANSILVKVNQIGSLSETMAAVQMAQHNRYTSVMSHRSGETEDSTIADLAVAMNCGQIKTGSASRSDRMAKYNQLLRIEEALGETAVFPGLDAFKIKR